One genomic region from Rosa rugosa chromosome 1, drRosRugo1.1, whole genome shotgun sequence encodes:
- the LOC133737722 gene encoding putative disease resistance protein RGA3 isoform X1, producing MSYRKILEALVSLFCCQGCCCLQLLSPSSFGAVDIPLQRLGSITLDNVERELRPVIGVDTEAANITRNLEAVQAVLEDAESRQLKEDIVRLWLNDLTQLCYEMEDVLDENTEVQKAEWRNKKMEVKMALLPRRRCGKAGKRPYVNYSRQKIS from the exons ATGTCATACAGAAAAATACTGGAAGCATTAGTTTCTTTATTCTGCTGTCAAGGATGCTGCTGCTTACAGCTCCTCTCCCCAAGTTCATTTGGTGCGG TTGACATTCCCCTGCAGCGTTTGGGTTCCATCACCCTTGATAATGTTGAAAGAGAGCTGAGACCGGTCATAGGTGTTGACACAGAAGCTGCAAACATCACCCGCAATCTTGAAGCTGTTCAAGCTGTGCTGGAGGATGCTGAGAGCAGACAGCTGAAGGAGGACATTGTGAGGCTTTGGCTGAATGATCTTACACAACTTTGCTATGAGATGGAAGATGTGTTGGATGAGAACACTGAAGTTCAAAAAGCCGAATGGAGAAACAAGAAAATGGAGGTGAAGATGGCATTGTTGCCAAGAAGAAG GTGCGGCAAAGCGGGCAAACGCCCCTATGTCAATTACAGCAGACAAAAGATCAGCTGA
- the LOC133737722 gene encoding uncharacterized protein LOC133737722 isoform X2 has product MSYRKILEALVSLFCCQGCCCLQLLSPSSFGAVDIPLQRLGSITLDNVERELRPVIGVDTEAANITRNLEAVQAVLEDAESRQLKEDIVRLWLNDLTQLCYEMEDVLDENTEVQKAEWRNKKMEVKMALLPRRSILLHLVTYQ; this is encoded by the exons ATGTCATACAGAAAAATACTGGAAGCATTAGTTTCTTTATTCTGCTGTCAAGGATGCTGCTGCTTACAGCTCCTCTCCCCAAGTTCATTTGGTGCGG TTGACATTCCCCTGCAGCGTTTGGGTTCCATCACCCTTGATAATGTTGAAAGAGAGCTGAGACCGGTCATAGGTGTTGACACAGAAGCTGCAAACATCACCCGCAATCTTGAAGCTGTTCAAGCTGTGCTGGAGGATGCTGAGAGCAGACAGCTGAAGGAGGACATTGTGAGGCTTTGGCTGAATGATCTTACACAACTTTGCTATGAGATGGAAGATGTGTTGGATGAGAACACTGAAGTTCAAAAAGCCGAATGGAGAAACAAGAAAATGGAGGTGAAGATGGCATTGTTGCCAAGAAGAAG CATTTTGCTGCATTTGGTTACTTATCAGTGA